One Sporosarcina sp. ANT_H38 genomic window, TTCACCACTTTTACTTTAGCTATTTTCGTCGTATTAGCCCCCCCCTCTTCCCATCAATTCCTTTTCTTTGTTCAATACTATCACTCAGAAGATCGAAGTTATTTAGACCTTTTGATCAAAGATTTGCACTTTTATGTACATCGATAAAGTTCAAAAAGAACAAAAAAGCCAGACATGTAGATGTCTAGCTCAGAACAAAATGCTTATCGAATTTCTGAGGGGTTTTTTCCCGTGTACTTTTTAAATTGTCTACTGAAAAAATGGATGTTAGTATAACCTAAAACATCAGCAACTTCTGTCACTGTGATTCCTGTAGAATGCAATAAATGCTCAGCTCGCTTTATTCGAGAATATACGATATAAGATTTGACCGTATGGCCGATGACTTGTTTAAACTTCTGCGAAAAATACCGTGGAGATAGATTTGCACGTTGTGCCAAGCTATCGATTGTATGCAGAAGTCCGGGATTTTGTTGAATATAATTAGCGATTTCTTGAACCGTTTCTACCAATTTATTACTTGTATTAGCCATTTTCTTTTCTCGTTCTTGCTCTTCTCTTAGTAAGTGAATCATCAATTGCTTCAAGATTAGCTGAGCCTCAATTTCTGCTCCGAATGATTGCACTAGAAACAATCGAACATATCGCGTTAAAAGAGATTCAAAACCAATCGAATTTTCGAAGACCCGATGTACCGAAGGAACCAATTGGAGTGGTTCCGTTACATCAAAATGAATATAAGTTAACACGAGGGGATTCTGGGGATTATGCGTGGCCGTTGTCTCATCGCCAGGTTTAAAAAGAAAACAATGCCCTTTTTTCACATTGTATGGCTTACCATTAAGCACTACTGTCCCCTCCCCACCCCACACATAAAATAGGTCATAATTAGGGATTGGTTTATCACGTTTTTTCCATTGCCAATTCGGTTCACATTGAATAGTGGCCAAAAATGGTTTCAACATAAAACCATCTGAATTCAGATAAAGCATTCCAATTCCCCCTTCTATTCAACAGCCCCTTATCTATTCACTTTATTCCGCATCTGTCAGTTAAAGCAACTGGGATGCATTGTAATATATATGTTCATACTTTACTTTTACACAACACATTTTCCCACACTAATATCCAACTACGAGAATCATTTTAAGTTTGTAATAAGAAATTTTAAGTTCCATATCCCCCCTTATTCTATTTTAATTTCTAAGAACAACAACTTGTTCCACACTCAAATCATACCAAATAACAATATAATCTACCTACTTATTGACAAAATTTCATATCCATCAAAACTTTTGTATCCTTTTCCCGCTTCCCCCTCTATATAGCGTGTAAAGGAGGAAGTAAAAATGATTACAAACTTAGTAGCGTACGCACACTCCACAAACACACACGATATGGATGGTAGCGGCAAGACAACATGTACTGACGCACTGCGACGTTATGAACGCCACTGAGCGGGCTGTTCTTTAGATGATTCGCCGATACTCTGTAAAATACGGGGCTGCACATTTGAAATACGTAACAATCAAAAAGGTCATCAAGAAATCCAACTCAACAGTTCGACGCGCAATCCGCAAATTCAGAGACCGAATCCTATCTTTCTAAAGCTATAAATTCTAAAGAACTAAAAAGAACGTCTCCTATGGCTTTCTTGCCCACAACGCTTTTTGGGAAAATGAAATCTCTTCTTTCTTCTACAATCGGAGAAAATTCGATCGCAAGAAACATCTACGGCGTCTTTCGTCACCAGTCCCTACAAATGCTCAAGTTCAGCATCCATGTGGATAAAAGTGAGCTATTTGAAGTACTAGCACTCCAAGCAAAGAAACATAAGACTGTGAAAAATCTTCCCGGCTATTATTCAAGTGTGTTAAAAGAGCTGATAAATAAGGCTTCAAAGCTTTCTCCCTTGCAATGTCAACCTTACTATTCGCCGCTTTGTTCCCTTTGCTAAAACTCCGTACCATTTTAACAAGTGAATAAATTGGAATAGAAATACGAAATATGACGACAATCAGATGGAATTAATATCCGCATACTCCTAACGATTTACTTTTGCCAATGAATATCGGCCGAATACCTTCGTCTATCTTCAACAATTATCACACACACTAAAATTCAGCATTTACACAAATAAAACTTAACTATTTAAATAATTAGCACTATATACACTTCATATTGACACGTCCTTTTTTCTCTGCTAAATTAACATCTAATACTTAAAGTCTGTGACGAGAAAAAATACGAAAAGACCCCTGTTCCCTAGTGAGTTGACGCTTGGTGAAAGTAGACGAACAGCCCTTATCTGAAAATCATCTTCGAGATACAAAGCTGAAAAGTAAATTAGCTTTGACGGTTTTCCACCGTTATCTGGAGCACGTATGAAAATACGTTGACTGAAAGCCGTTTGTTTTCTAGAAACTTGCGGAGTTATGGGTAGAATCGCGAGCACAAACTCGTCCCTTTTTTAGGGTCGAGTTTTTTTATTCCCCAAATTTGGAAGGAGATTTATCGATTATGAAAAATTTAATTGTCGTCTTAGGGTCACTCATTATTGCATTTGCTTTTAACTGTTTTCTTGTGCCTTTCGGGATTTTAAGTAGTGGTATTAGCGGAATCGCAATCCTACTCGGGTTAATCAGCCCATTTAACACTGGTCTATTGAATCTAGTCCTTAACTTGCCTTTGATTGTTTTAGGCTACTACAAGCTCGGAAAAACAATTACCATCAACACAATGGTTTGCGTCGTGTCGCTATCAGCATTCTTGTACGTGATACCAGTTGTTGCGATTACAGACAATATTATGTTATCCACGGTTTTCGGTGGCGGAATTGGTGGTCTAGGCGTTGGTCTTATCCTCAAATACTCAGGAACATCTGGTGGTTTAGATATTATCGCGATTATCGTTTCCCGTACAAGTTCTTTCAGTATCGGCCTTCTCCTTACGGGGATGAATGGGGTAATTGTGCTACTTTCAGGATTCGTCTTCGACTGGGAAATTGCGTTGTATACCCTGCTGTCGATTTATATCACAGGTAAAATGATCGATACAATCTTCACGGACCACGTCAAATTGACGATGCAGATTGTCACGACAAAAGGTGATTTAATACGCAACGAATTACTAGGATCCATCTATCGTGGTATTACAATCACAGAGGGTTACGGGGGATATACTCGTGAAAAGAAAGATATTTTAATGATGGTGGTCACACGTTATGAAACGCTGCATGTTAAAAAGATTGTCCGAAAACATGATGAAGATGCGTTTATTAATATTTATGAAACTGTCGAAGTTGATGGCAAGTTTTCGGTTAATTAGTAGAACGTAAAAAATAGGTACCGGATCTGAAACAACTCAAAATTGTTTTAGAACCAGGTACCTATTTTTAGTTTCTATGCTTATTTTAACACTTCTGTGGATCAACCGAAGTAACCAGTAAATAAATTGCTCATCCCGTCGCAACTCGTATAGTTTCGGTTTTGGATCGCTTGGATTGACTGACTTCTATTACGATTACCGTGATGTCTGGATGTATAGGGATGCGACTTTGTCGCATCCCTATACATCTTTTTCGGTAACCGTATGATTGTCCTTCATCCGTCGCGCTCCAAATTCATACGTACACAGAGTGCTGAAGCTTT contains:
- a CDS encoding YitT family protein, which translates into the protein MKNLIVVLGSLIIAFAFNCFLVPFGILSSGISGIAILLGLISPFNTGLLNLVLNLPLIVLGYYKLGKTITINTMVCVVSLSAFLYVIPVVAITDNIMLSTVFGGGIGGLGVGLILKYSGTSGGLDIIAIIVSRTSSFSIGLLLTGMNGVIVLLSGFVFDWEIALYTLLSIYITGKMIDTIFTDHVKLTMQIVTTKGDLIRNELLGSIYRGITITEGYGGYTREKKDILMMVVTRYETLHVKKIVRKHDEDAFINIYETVEVDGKFSVN
- a CDS encoding AraC family transcriptional regulator encodes the protein MLYLNSDGFMLKPFLATIQCEPNWQWKKRDKPIPNYDLFYVWGGEGTVVLNGKPYNVKKGHCFLFKPGDETTATHNPQNPLVLTYIHFDVTEPLQLVPSVHRVFENSIGFESLLTRYVRLFLVQSFGAEIEAQLILKQLMIHLLREEQEREKKMANTSNKLVETVQEIANYIQQNPGLLHTIDSLAQRANLSPRYFSQKFKQVIGHTVKSYIVYSRIKRAEHLLHSTGITVTEVADVLGYTNIHFFSRQFKKYTGKNPSEIR